One Engraulis encrasicolus isolate BLACKSEA-1 chromosome 4, IST_EnEncr_1.0, whole genome shotgun sequence genomic window, AAAAAAAATATGATCTGGTTGTTGACAACGCTTCTCGTCCTATTTGCATAACGCATTACCTTGCTGTGTTTCCCGCAGTTCAACATGCATCACGACAGAGTGAAATCTTTGGACATTATATTGAGTAACGAGGAGAAGAGTGGATACTGTCCTGGAGAAACCGTGTCTGGACACGTTGTGGTGGAGGTTTCTTCAGTGACAAACATCACATGTCTTCGGTTAGAAGTCCGTGGGCTTGCCCAGGTCTGCTGGAATGAGGGACCGCAGCGAGAATGGCTCAGGTCATCTACCAGGCCATCTTTGGCCCAGCAGGTCAAGGCAGAAATGGACTGCCTCTCCATCTCCCAGGCCATATGTGAACCAACAGGTATAGCAGGTTCTTTGCATGTCCCCCTAGAGTAATCTTAAAGATGGCTGTGTAGCCTACCTCACTGTTCATGGCTTGTAATTCTTTCTTTGCAACTTTGAAGCATAGTGTATGTTTTATGACAAGTGCTGAACTTTCAGCAATAGCGCTgcttgtaatttgtgtgtgttaatcctactactgtactgttctgtgaTTATAACTAGATTCAACAGGTGTCATCAGTCTCAACGCAGGACGCCATGAGTTTCCCTTTCAATTTGAACTGCCTTCAAGGTGAGCAGGAGTCTGTTATCGAACCCTTACCATAAACAGACAGGCTTGATTAGAGGTGTATGGTTCATTTATTGGAAAATAAGAGGATGTGGCCCATTgcttttacttgtgtgtgtgtgtgtgtgtgtgtgtgtgtgtgtgtgtgtgtgtgtgtgtgtgtgtgtgtgtgtgtgtgtgtgtgtgtgtgtgagagtgagtcagCAAAAGAGCGAGAGAACATAATCTACAGGTGTGAATTTAAAAGTTAACTTTGTGTAGTAACCAAACTTGTCCATGTtttagtatgtacagtatgtgctcccTCTCCACCATAAAGCCTACCATGTTGTGTGTGAATGCCACCATGAGACCCATGTGCCCCTCTGTGCCCTGTGTGACAGACCCCTGGTGTCCTCTTTCTGTGGGCGGTATGGCCGAGTACGGTATTGGATAACTGCCCTGCTGCATAGCATTCACCATCCCCAGCACAGCGTCAGCAAAGATTTCCTCGTCATCGACCACGTAGATGTGAACTCTCCTCTACTGCTGGTGAGACCAGTGGCATGTGGTTATGACAGTGTTTGTAACAGCATGGGGCATGTACAGAATTTGTGCACAAGACTagacgcacatactgtacattgtgaTGACACAAGACACATGTGATTATGACGACATTTGTTACGGAAGGGGGCACATTTGGCATATGGCTAGGCACGCTACGTGTGCACATTATGACTGTCGAATAGCATGTGGTCTTTTTACAGGAGTTTTCAACAGAACTTGTAAATCTCAGCAACTTTCAATTTGAGGAATTGGTGACAACCTGTTGCAGAGCTGGTCGTTAGACCTGGATAGTCTGTCATAACACAAGTATTGACTCATGGTCAGGTTTAGTCTGttagaaggattggcaaatgaacaAGTTACTTTTGATGGCACAGAAGAACTGCTCACAATGCACACAGTCAGAATCAGTTTCTGTGCAAAAGTATGTaaccatttatttcacaaataaTACACATTAGTGTACGTACTTCTACATTACTTATCATATCCCGAAGACAGAAGTCATTGTTGTTTTTCATATCCCACTTTTGCTACAACACAAAACAAGCAAAACAGCCAGCGTTTTTGCCAAAAGTATTTAAGTAGTATTTAAgccttaagtatgaggtgccctcTAGGCAATATATCTTAttctaaaagtttatacatacattatttttttggcctacatacattttttttacacatgcaaataaaatgcttgcacaaACTAATAAAACATTGTTTGCGTAAACCTTTAAAAACacatttctgatatattgccttgGGTGCACCTCATACTTAAACACTACTTAGGCTgtagtactacttaagagtttttgggaagcAGCCCAGTCAGTCATGACATGAAGTATTATTTACTGCTAATGCTATATACAGTtgtaggaaaaagtttgtacacctttGGAAATTGACcaattaaaattaaaatgtgaGAAATTCTGAAGGATGTAGAAACTTGTTCCTCCAAGGGCACATGTATCAGCTCGCTTTCAAGATTTGGGAAAGATTGTGCAACTTCCAAGAAGGAGGCCCTGTGTTGACAAGATAACCCACAAGAAGTTGGTCTGTTGTGTGACCGTGTCTTTGTCTCTGGCAGTGTCCGCTTTCTAAAAACGGGGAGAAGATGATCGGTGCCTGGATCTTCACGTCTGGGCCGATCTCTCTGAAAGTCAACATCGAGCGGAAGGGCTACTGCAATGGTAAGGAGGAAGTGAGAGGAAGGAGGTTGCCCAAAATGGTGTCACAACAACAGTTGTTATTGTGATACTGTACCAGCTGCATCGGTGTGACGTCAACAGTTAGGTGTTGAATAGATTACTCATCGTAACAAATAAGCAATATCAGGAAACGGCTGACTCATCTTAGTAGATCATGATGAATCAAAACAATAGTGGAAATTAACATAAGAAAATAAATCTTTCCATTCTCAtgtggattttttattttttttaacaaaaaaagagTTCTACATGTAACCAGCTAACAGATCTCAAGTGTGATGCATGATATGCATATGACATCATAGGAGGGAAAGCTGGGAAAACTACAAGACACTGTTATAATTAGTCATTATTTCAGGCTTTCTGCCATGCACTGTACCTGGATtttgtgatactgtcccatttctggaaatcagctcatattacacatccccttgagttaaatgattagGTTTTACCTTTCCccgtactttcaaccgttctctgagtacagtaatgcaaattttacctccaagctagcagttaacattgactcctatgagaccagttagctgccggctggtctcataggactcaatgttaactgctagcatggaggtaaaatttgcactgccatactcagagaacggttgaaagtacaggagaaaggtaaaactcaattatttaactcaaggggaggtgtaatatgagcttatttccaaaaatgggacagtatcactgaaACAGAATCAAACAAATCCTAACacaatgcacagtgtgtgtgcctTCCTTTTTGAACCCTCTCTTTtactacatttcattacattacattacattacactcagaaGCGAATTACAGGTtatccagggtattggttacagtcactggagcagTGGGGACatgtgcctttctcaagggcacttcagccatggagagggaggaagatggaTCGGTATAGTGTGGGGAATGAacttgcaactctgtgatctacagtccatctCTCTAATCATTATATCATGGCTGTCATGGtggcctttcttcttcttctcatcatcATCCCCCAGGTGAGTCCATCCCTATCTATGCGGAGATTGAAAACTGCTCGTCTCGACTGATTGTGCCGAAGGCGGTGATCTACCAGACGCAGAGTTTCCTGGTAGGGGGCCGGACCAGGTGTTGCCGGCAGGTGGTGGCTAGCGTCCGGGGCAACCACATCCCATCCGGATGCTCCGATTCCTGGAACGGGAAAAACCTGAAGGTCCCGCCCGTCACCCCCTCCATCCTCAACTCCCCCATCATCCGAGTCGAGTACTCGCTAGCGGTGAGTAtataaatgacattacattacattaaacacttTATCCAAAACTACTTATAAAAGGGGACATACAGTAGACACCAACAAAGTTTTGAGAAATATAGAGTAGAGCGATACAGCACAAGTAATGCAAGCAGTACGGAGCTCAGCAATATAAAAGTTGTTGTGAGTGGAATGTGGAATGTACGTAAAACTCTTATACCCTCTATGGCACTGACCTCTTCAGAATCTAGATCTTCCCTGGTCTAGCGGTGAATATACTGAAAACGCTATGATGAGGGGGACTGCAGATGTAAAGGAACTGTACATTTGCCTGAGGCTAActcagtacaatacaatacaatggcaGCGTTCATGCTTGAAATTTGTGCATGGTCCATAATAggtgaaaaaaaaactacagcCTGCTGCGTCATAGAGATAAGGCTCTTTAGTGAGTAGTAAACGTCTCTCCTGTCCTAGACCTTTGTTGTGCGATGTAAAGGCCTGTGGGAAATGTGAAAAAGAGCAGTTGTCATCAGAAAAGTTGTGGTCTCTGCAACATCTCTGCACGCATACTCTGTGGCCAGATGGTAGTAGGGTAAAGTGTGTATGACTGAGTGGTGATGATGAGATGTAATACGTTTTGCCTACCTTACACATCGTTGGTTATAAAGGCTGTGGATACTGCTGATCTATTAAATTACTTTCTAGCCCATATAGAGTGTTATATTTCATTCTCTATCTGCTACTCTATATTAAGTCTTATGTTGTCTCTATTTCACTGTATCCCAGGTTATCACCCAGATCACTGGGAAAATAATGTGTCTTTTTCTATATCCATTACTTTCTAGCCCAGGTGATTACTCTTTCAGATTATAAtgatatattattttttattcttaATCTATTACTCTCTAGGCCAGGTGATCAGCCAGATCCCTGGGTCAGATTTATCATGCCTTCTTAAGCACAGATCTGTGAATAAAGTGTGCGTGCGCTCATTCCTGTGCAGAGTGTGGGATTTTTGAACGTGAACTTGAACATAGAAATGAGCCTAAATATGCGAACATCTACgaccatgtgtgtgagtgaaaataATCTCTGCCCTCTCGCCAATGCTTCATGTGACACATCAATCTACATAGAGGGTGGTGCTTTAATATTAACTTGCCATTTAAAGAGGTTAATACAATACAGTGCTGTGAGAAAGTATTTGCccctttaattattttttttaacttttatgcACATTTGTCACATTTAATCGTCAGATCATCAAACAAGTGTAAACTTTAAAGAAGTGTGTGGAAACATGTGTAGTTGGTCATATCGGACCAATGACATCACACTGCAATCCATCAACATTCAGGAGTAGGTTATGATCAAAATATTTGGCATGCTCAGACTTAAAAAGTTTACAAGGTCATTTCCAAATCCAGTCCAAACCATGTTGAGAGCCATTGTCCACAAATGGAGAAAGCATGATGCCATTTCTAAGATTGGCTGTCACACAAAAACTACCCCAAGAGGACAGTGACGGTGAATCCAAGAGCTGAGAAAGGAATGCAGAGCAACATCTTACCAACTGGAGGTGTTACTTACCTTAGAAAATGAAAGTGTTTATGACTCAACAATAAGAAAGAGACGAGGCGAACATTGCATGCATGTCAGAGTTCCAAGGCCAAAACCACCtaaatatttttttcccctcaataAATTAAATTGACACATGTTTATTTGTTGACGTTAGAGTTATCTCTATATCTACCATTTCAAATTTCCTTGATCTGAAATGATTCAGCATAACAAAGATGCAATAAAATCTAAGCAGTAAGTAAGGAGGCAAATGCTTTTGCACAGCACTATATGGTTACTCGGAGGCGTTTGGGGATGCAATTTACCCAGAGTGTGTgcgttaggggtgggcatagattattttttttaatctagattaatctcactgtaattatgaaattaatctagattaatctatatcaaaatggctcattcagaataggcacgctagcgaaataatgccaaaaaaaaaaccttggggtttcttaagacagatggcgcattagaccagagctcatcttttttttccaaaatgcatctcatcttcaaaaatggttatgttgatacttggtgatgaacaaaatcactgcaatatgtgtaaagggtgtccaatatgttaggaagtatTTACAGTTATaaaatactgaaatttcaaaatgaacagcgctataagttgtagaggcaaatacagataaatctatcaaacatttaggctatttaaaacaaattacctcaacaattcagcatttctaatagagagagagagagagagagagaatctgccactgacagcagctcctttaagagagggaggagctctgcgcgcagactaggcacagcagccctcagcagagccaggctactggctaactagaacctgcagcactggcacggcggtttggcctaaacctgacagttttcAGAGTTAGAACGCCAGagcagttacaactcgaaatgaattcagtttgcaaaaaaaaaatcaagcgcgacaaccgcgaggattattaccgtttgacatgagcatagcctatctcactgagtcgcaaatgtgcgcgattgcaacacaaacattcagtgagagtagtattgacagtttcagtttgacagtcTTCAAAATCCATATCACAcatggaatgttttgcaattatggcacaggcgagatttctggaagttgtttaggcaatgtgttccatgcaatgcgtgaggaaatgtaggctatgtcgggctggtagcctactcacacacaataatgtctctctatgcttcacctcaaacaataacgtctctttagtctaccacttatgaaaaagcactcaaacaacacctaccacggcagagggattaatgtattcagcatgcaaacacttcatatttagtaggtctgctgaagcaacaggtggagaggagaaacgactggagcgcagtctgaacgcgtctgtcaattaaatgctatatggtgacgtgcatacccaaactccaaacctatattttgagaatagattaacgtgcgatattttctttgtcgcgcgataagagtctcacattatcgcagcacgttaacgccgataacggcccaccactagtgtgCGTGCTAGTAAGCCTACAGTGATATGGAAGGTGTGAGATTTATCATTGCAGAGGTGTTTGTGGGAACAGTCAACGCACGTGCTGTACTTCGAACATTCTAAATCTCACTAGAAGGAATTCATTCTATGAACTGATCGTAAAAGAGGCACCTGGGATAGTAATATgtgtatgatattatattatattattattgagCTATAGTATTAACATATTAAATCTTATGTTGTCTCTATTCCTTTGTATCTAGTCTGATAACCCAGATCATGGG contains:
- the LOC134446908 gene encoding arrestin domain-containing protein 4-like, producing the protein MIHQGDHWVKFNMHHDRVKSLDIILSNEEKSGYCPGETVSGHVVVEVSSVTNITCLRLEVRGLAQVCWNEGPQREWLRSSTRPSLAQQVKAEMDCLSISQAICEPTDSTGVISLNAGRHEFPFQFELPSRPLVSSFCGRYGRVRYWITALLHSIHHPQHSVSKDFLVIDHVDVNSPLLLCPLSKNGEKMIGAWIFTSGPISLKVNIERKGYCNGESIPIYAEIENCSSRLIVPKAVIYQTQSFLVGGRTRCCRQVVASVRGNHIPSGCSDSWNGKNLKVPPVTPSILNSPIIRVEYSLAVITQIPGARKLEVELPIVVGSVPYDDFSRSSSISSQHSADLSWLTLTLPELPEAPPNYADIVTEAEFEQHVPSSPSSSCPSHQHQCEELERQLGRPLFAYMQEFRFQPPPLYSELDPNPLAANGCSST